Sequence from the Burkholderia stabilis genome:
TCCACCGACGACTCCGTGCGCAAACATGAAGTTTGCAGCGCCATCTTTCAGTGGAATTTGCAAATTCAACTGAGGGATGATGGGCCGATCGCCGCTTTCGAATTTCAACATGGTTTCGGGCAAGTCAATTTTCAAGCCCAAGACATCCCGGAAAAACTCGAGCGGAGCCTTCTTTTTGGCGACCTCGCTATCGAACAAATCAATGTAACGCAGTAGCGTGTGTGAGAACGCAGTTGGGCGCGGTTCCGGGTATGCCTCCAAGGAGGCAAGTAGACCGGAGACTCCTTCCTGGACTATCGGGACGAATGTGTCCCAGTGAGAATAGGCTGGTGGGCCGCCGTTGACAGTGAAGACGCCGGATCCAAGCTGCAGGAATAGCCCCGGTACGTTCGGCTTCTTCCAGCGCCAAACTGTCTGAAACGGCATCAATAAGGCGTTCGGCGGGGTGACACGCTCCTGAATGGTGAAGCCCATCTTGTGAGCTTCTACTGCGAAGCGCATAAAGAAGGAGTCGAACAGGGTTGCAAATGAAAATTGCAACTGTTGCCCCTGCTCACCCATCCCAGCAGGAAACGCAAAAGCTCCCGTGCCGCCGGGTGCTAGTCCGAACATGGGAGTGCCCCACCGAAGCTCGGCGATAAGTTCGACAAGAGGGGGCTTCTTGAAGACGATAGTCACGGCGGGTGGTCTTTATTGGGTAGTCTGAATTTCCGTCAAACGCCGGATCCTCTTGACAGGCTACTCAAAATCAATACCCTCAGCAACCAGCATTCCGCCATGTGAAATTTGCTGGTGTTACGTGGCTGGCCCTTGTGTCAGGACGATAAGGCTAAGGCTGTTGTAGCTTCTGCAGGTCACGGTCGACGCGGGCCAAATACTGATCAATGATCTTTATCCGGTGGAGGCGCCCAAGCGTGAAGCAGGCGACAGAATATCCGGCGGTGCCGAGGATGGTAAGAACCCCGCGCATGGCTTGTTGGTTGGTATTGGAGCCGTAGAGGCCCAGAAACATCAGGGCGATGAAGGCGATGGCGGCCAGAATGAACAGCTGGGCGAACAGGAAGTGTCGAACGGCGGAGTCCGAGGTTGCGAGCTGCGCATAGTATGCGCGCTGCTTTTGAAGTCTCGCGATCGCTCGTTGTTTGCGCCACAAGCGGTATCTTTGGTCCCACCCGAAGAAGCATGCAGGCCCGAAAAGTGCCAGGCCAATCTCGAGGATGGTCTTCAAATCATCGAACTGCATTCGTGGCCCCGATTCTTATTTTTGCGTTGACACTTCGTCGACAGGCAAGAAAAAAGGGTTACAAGCAATCGCTTGTAACCCTTTGAATTTCTTGGTGGGGCGTGAGTGACTCGAACACTCGACCTACGGATTAAGAGTCCGCTGCTCTACCAACTGAGCTAACGCCCCCAACAGAAGAAAGATTATGCCCGGCTATTTAAGGCTTGGCAAGTCCTTTGTGCAAATTTCCTGAAAATATTTCGTCACGCCAACGGCAGCTGTCGGCGCGGTAACGAGCGATCGCAGTTTGCGCGGCCCCGGTATGATGACGCCACACGCGTTGCGCGGCGGTCGCGCAACGTTTTCTGGACAGTCGAAGATGGACGAAAACGCAGTTCGCGAATTGCTGGATCGCCTGCTGGCCCCGTGGGTCCGCTCGCTTGGTCTGGTCCCCGTGTCGATCGGCGACGACAGCGTCACGCTGCGCCTGCCGTTTTCCGGCGAATTCCGTCATTCGGGCGGCGTGATGTGCGGTCAGGTCTTCACCGCTGCGGCTGATACGGCGATGGTGGTCGCGATCTCCGCCGCGCTCGGCGAGTTCCGGCCGATGACGACCGTGTCGCTGAACACGAACTTCATGCGTCCCGTGCGCAAGGGCGACGTGCTCGTCACCGCGCGCGTGCTGCGGATGGGCCGCAATCTCGTGTTCGGTGAAGTCGAGCTGTTCGACGAGGACGGCAAGATGGCCGTTCACGCGACGTCGACCTACGCACTCGTCAGCTGAGCGGCGCGATGTTCGACCAGATCGTTTTTGCCGGCGGCGGCAATCGCTGCTGGTGGCAGGCCGGCTTCTGGGACGTCGCGCAGCCGTCGCTGGGCCTGCGCCCGCGCGTGATCACCGGCATCTCGGCCGGCGCGGCGACCGCGTGCATGCTGTATACGCGCGACGCCGCATGGGTGATGCGCTATTACGAAGAGGCGCTGCGCCACAACCGGAAGAACGCGTACTGGGGCAACCTGTTCGGGCGCGAGCCCGTGTTTCCGCATTACCGCATTTACCGCCAGGCCTTGCTCGACATCTACGGCGAGCCGTTCGCGAAGCTCGCCGCGGCACCGGAGATCCGCATCGGCGTGTCGCACGTGCCGCGCTGGCTCGGCGCGCGCAGCGCGGTCGCAGCGGGCCTCGTCGCGTACAACATCGAGAAGTACGTGCGCAAGACGCTGCACCCGACGCTCGGGCGCTCGCTCGGCTTCCGGCCTGAATTCGTGCGTGCGCAAGCCTGCACGCAAGTCGACGAACTCGCCGACCTGATCCTGCAGTCGTCCTGCACGCCACCATTCACGCCGGTGCTGCGCCGTGGCGGCAGGCCGGTGCTCGACGGCGGGATGGTCGACAACGTGCCGGTCGACGCGCTCGACCCGTCGCCGGGCGACGTGCTGGTGCTCGTCACGCGGCTGTATCCGCGTCCGCAGATGTTCACGGTCGCGCACGGCGACCAGCGGCGGCTGTACGTGCAGCCGTCGAGCAAGGTGCCGATTTCGAGCTGGGATTACACGAGCCCGTCGCAGATGCGGCATGCGTACGACCTCGGACGGCGCGACGGCGAGCACTTCCTCACACGCGTCGACGCGATGACGGGCGGCCGCGTGGCCGCCTGAAGGCGGGGAACGGAGAAGCGGGGCCGCGCGGCGTGCGCGGCCCGTGCGATCAGCGCTTGCGGATCGGCGTCAGCGCTTCCGGGTTGGCGACGCTCGACATGTCGCCGTCGTCGAATGCGAGGATGTTCCTGAACGCCGCGCTGAAATAAAGCTCGTAGCTTTCGCGTTCGACATAACCGATGTGCGGCGTGCAGATCACGTTTTCCATCCGCAGCAGGCTGTAGCCCTGCAGGATCGGCTCGCTCTCGAACACGTCGATCGCGACCATCCCCGGACGGTTGTGCGACAGCGCGTTGACGAGCGCGTTTTCCTCGAGCAGTTCGGCGCGGCTCGTATTGACGAGCAGCGACGTCGGCTTCATCCGCATCAGGTCTTCCTGCTTGACGATCCCGCGCGTGTCGTCGTGCATGCGCAGGTGCAGCGACAGCACGTCGCTCTGCTCGAACAGCGCCTCGCGGCTCTCGGCGGCCGTATAGCCGTCGGCGCGCGCGGCCTCGAGCGAATGCTCGCGGCCCCAGATCAGCACGTTCATCCCGAACGCCTTGCCGTAGCCGGCGACGAGCCGGCCGATCTTGCCGTAGCCCCAGATGCCGAGCGTCTGGCCGCGCAGTACCTGGCCGAGGCCGAAGTTCGGCGGCATCGCCGACGTCTTCAGGCCCGACTGTTGCCAGGCGCCCTGCTTCAGGTTCGCGACGTACTGCGGAATGCGGCGCTGGGCGGCCATCACGAGCGCCCAGGTCAGCTCGGCGGGCGCGATCGGCGAACCCGTGCCTTCGAGCACCGCGATACCGCGGTCGGTACACGCTTCGAGATCGATGTGGCTCGAGATGCGGCCGGTCTGACTGATCATGCGCAGGTTCGGCAGCTTGGCGAGCAGTTGCGACGAAATCGGGGTTCGTTCACGAATCAGCACGAGCGCCTCGACTTCCGCCAGACGGCTAGCGAGCTGTCCCAGGCCGCGCACCGTGTTGTTGAAGACCTTCACGTCGTGGCCGGCAAGCATCTCGAAGCAGTTCAGCTTGCGGACGGCGTCCTGGTAGTCGTCGAGGATGGCAATTTTCATGGTGAATGGGGTGTCGCGCGTTGAAAGCGGCGGTGGCGGCGGCGCACGTTGCGCACCCGTCCCGCCCGGCCGGGGCCGACATGATGCTACGTCGGCTGCCTTCATGGTGTCTTTTTAACAGGTTGTTACGCTCCGCCGCAATTGGCGGCAGCCACACCCGGCGGCGCTTGCGTGCAGTGCGCGAGGGTGCGCTGTTGTGTCGCATCAAATACGTCCTTCCTGATTCGGCCGCTTACTCGACGAGGTTCACCCAATTGTTGCTTCAATCAGAATAATTGGATCATCCATCCGCAGAACGCGAGGATTTTTGACTATTTTTATCCTCAACCGGGGCGTTGTTGGGCAACTCTGCATCATTTCCGTTGTCGTAGGAGAATTACGCATTTGCTTCATCTTTTTGAAGTTGTAACAGCGGCAGGAGTCGTTTATGGATCATTTGCAGTCGATGCGCGTGTTCGTCAAGGTTGCAGATCTCGGCAGTTTCGCGCGGGCCGCGAGCGCAATGGACATTTCCAACGCGGTCGCGACGCGTCACGTCGCCGATCTGGAAGGCCGGCTCGGCACGCGTTTGCTGAACCGCACCACACGCAGTCTTTCCCTGACGGAGTCGGGTCAGGTCTATCTGGAGCGTGCTCGCCAGATCCTCGATGAGCTCGAGGACGTCGAGCAGATGGTCGTCGCGCGCAATCACGAGCCGGTCGGCACACTGCGCATCGTCGCGCCGGTCGTGTTCGGCCTGCATAACCTCGCATCCGTGCTGCAGTCGTACACGGAGAATTTCCCGAAAGTGGTGCCGGATCTCACGCTGGTCGACCGGCAGGTCGATCTCGTCGAGGAAGGCTTCGACGTCGGCATCGTCGTCACGCGCCAGATGCGCAGCGCGAGCATCGTCACGCGGCGCCTGACCACCGGCTGCATGACCGTGTGCGCGACGCCGAGCTATCTGGAGAAGCACGGCGTGCCGACTCATCCGGAGCAGCTTGCCGAGCACCCGAGCCTGAGCCTGCCGGCCGAATACTGGGGCGACGAGCGTGTGTTCACGGGGCCGGACGGTGAAGTGCGCGTGCGCCCGACCAACGTGATCGTCGCGAACAACACCGCGATGCTGCGGCAGTTCGCGTTGCTCGGAATGGGCGTCGCGATCCTGCCGAGCTATCTGATCGGCAGCGACATCGCGCGCGGCGCGCTCGTGCGGCTGCTGCCGGATTTCCGGCTGCCGCAGGTCGAAATCAACATCGCTTACCCGAGCCGGCGCCATTTGCCTGCGAAGGTGCGCACGTTCATCGACCACCTCGTCGAGTATTTCAGCCACTCGACCGATGCGACGATCGGCGAGCAGTGGGCCGCGCAGGGTACGACGCTCGCGCCGATCGGCGTCGAGACACGTGCCGAGCAGCCCGAGTCGGCCGACCCGAACCTGTCGCCGCGCCTGCCGCGTTCGCCGCGCACGCGCGTTGCGGTGCCGTCGCCGCTGTAACGTCGCGACGGCCGGGCGGCGGTTGCCGCCGGCACAAAGAAAAACGCGGATCGAGCGATCGATCCGCGTTTTTTTATGGCTGCCAGCCGGAGGGGGCCTGATGCGCCGGGGAGGCCCCCGGCGGCCAGGTCGTTACGAGCCCGTCTTGCGCGCCGTCGTCTTGCGGGCGGCCGTCTTGGTGGCGGTGGTCTTCGCAGCGGTCTTGCGGGCCGGTGCCGGTTTCTCCTCGGCGCCTTCCGTCACGGTTTCGGCATCCTTCGTCGCCGATTTCGCCGTCTTCTTCGCGGCAGCGGCCTTCGGTTCCTTTTTCTCGAACTCGAAACCGATCTTGCCGTCCGGCTGCTTCACGAGGAATGCCTTGAAGTTGCGGCCCGTGCGCGACGACTTGAAGTTCGGCAGCAGATCCGTGCGGCCGTCGGCAAGCAGCTTGCCCATCTGCTCGCGGGTGATTTCCTGCTGCAGGATCACCTTGCCCGAGCGGAAGTCGCAGGTCTTCGGGTTGGCGACCGAGTGCTCGCACACGTAGCTCATCCCGTGCTCGAACACGCGGCCTTTGCACTTCGGGCACGCGCCGACCGGTTCCTGCGCGGAGAAGTCGGGCGCTTCGCCTTCCTCGCCGCCCTGGTCCTGGCCGAAATCGAACTCGAGCTTGTAGTTC
This genomic interval carries:
- a CDS encoding D-2-hydroxyacid dehydrogenase family protein, with amino-acid sequence MKIAILDDYQDAVRKLNCFEMLAGHDVKVFNNTVRGLGQLASRLAEVEALVLIRERTPISSQLLAKLPNLRMISQTGRISSHIDLEACTDRGIAVLEGTGSPIAPAELTWALVMAAQRRIPQYVANLKQGAWQQSGLKTSAMPPNFGLGQVLRGQTLGIWGYGKIGRLVAGYGKAFGMNVLIWGREHSLEAARADGYTAAESREALFEQSDVLSLHLRMHDDTRGIVKQEDLMRMKPTSLLVNTSRAELLEENALVNALSHNRPGMVAIDVFESEPILQGYSLLRMENVICTPHIGYVERESYELYFSAAFRNILAFDDGDMSSVANPEALTPIRKR
- a CDS encoding patatin-like phospholipase family protein, whose protein sequence is MFDQIVFAGGGNRCWWQAGFWDVAQPSLGLRPRVITGISAGAATACMLYTRDAAWVMRYYEEALRHNRKNAYWGNLFGREPVFPHYRIYRQALLDIYGEPFAKLAAAPEIRIGVSHVPRWLGARSAVAAGLVAYNIEKYVRKTLHPTLGRSLGFRPEFVRAQACTQVDELADLILQSSCTPPFTPVLRRGGRPVLDGGMVDNVPVDALDPSPGDVLVLVTRLYPRPQMFTVAHGDQRRLYVQPSSKVPISSWDYTSPSQMRHAYDLGRRDGEHFLTRVDAMTGGRVAA
- a CDS encoding LysR family transcriptional regulator — protein: MDHLQSMRVFVKVADLGSFARAASAMDISNAVATRHVADLEGRLGTRLLNRTTRSLSLTESGQVYLERARQILDELEDVEQMVVARNHEPVGTLRIVAPVVFGLHNLASVLQSYTENFPKVVPDLTLVDRQVDLVEEGFDVGIVVTRQMRSASIVTRRLTTGCMTVCATPSYLEKHGVPTHPEQLAEHPSLSLPAEYWGDERVFTGPDGEVRVRPTNVIVANNTAMLRQFALLGMGVAILPSYLIGSDIARGALVRLLPDFRLPQVEINIAYPSRRHLPAKVRTFIDHLVEYFSHSTDATIGEQWAAQGTTLAPIGVETRAEQPESADPNLSPRLPRSPRTRVAVPSPL
- a CDS encoding TIGR04255 family protein gives rise to the protein MTIVFKKPPLVELIAELRWGTPMFGLAPGGTGAFAFPAGMGEQGQQLQFSFATLFDSFFMRFAVEAHKMGFTIQERVTPPNALLMPFQTVWRWKKPNVPGLFLQLGSGVFTVNGGPPAYSHWDTFVPIVQEGVSGLLASLEAYPEPRPTAFSHTLLRYIDLFDSEVAKKKAPLEFFRDVLGLKIDLPETMLKFESGDRPIIPQLNLQIPLKDGAANFMFAHGVVGGRSGHILDTTVTRNTEVPLNANSVAESFTASHAITNEVFMALTKPLHAEMEPSE
- a CDS encoding PaaI family thioesterase — encoded protein: MDENAVRELLDRLLAPWVRSLGLVPVSIGDDSVTLRLPFSGEFRHSGGVMCGQVFTAAADTAMVVAISAALGEFRPMTTVSLNTNFMRPVRKGDVLVTARVLRMGRNLVFGEVELFDEDGKMAVHATSTYALVS